A window of the Mucilaginibacter sp. cycad4 genome harbors these coding sequences:
- the budA gene encoding acetolactate decarboxylase, whose amino-acid sequence MKNLYLTCFSLLIIFTSLKASAQQKTTDKNLFSAGYAAGFIGGLYDSYYPYKQLKQHGDFGLGAPGKLDGELMVLDGKLYQTQATGKTTLLADTGKTPYAVVCFFHAEKTYKCNKPLSKSALFSYLDSILTNQNGIYAIHIKGSFSMVKTRAFPPVDKPYLPLAAMLDRQHFFDFKNIKGDLIGFKIPALMEGAHISGYHFHFLSDDKTGGGHIIDLLADDITIEVETLTSYTIDLPQTPEFNSFDFKKDRKEEIKSVENGKKQ is encoded by the coding sequence ATGAAGAATTTATACCTGACATGCTTTTCGCTCTTAATTATCTTTACAAGCCTTAAAGCATCGGCGCAACAAAAAACAACCGATAAAAATTTATTCAGCGCAGGTTATGCCGCGGGTTTTATTGGCGGCTTGTATGATTCTTATTATCCGTATAAACAACTAAAACAACATGGCGATTTTGGTTTGGGTGCCCCGGGCAAGCTTGATGGCGAGCTCATGGTGCTTGACGGTAAACTTTATCAAACCCAGGCAACAGGTAAAACCACCCTGCTTGCAGATACAGGCAAAACTCCTTATGCCGTGGTTTGCTTTTTTCATGCCGAAAAAACATATAAGTGTAATAAGCCCTTATCTAAATCAGCACTTTTTAGCTACCTGGACAGTATCTTAACCAACCAGAACGGGATCTACGCTATCCACATCAAAGGAAGTTTTAGTATGGTTAAAACAAGGGCTTTCCCTCCGGTTGATAAGCCTTATTTGCCCTTAGCGGCGATGCTTGACAGGCAGCACTTTTTTGATTTTAAGAACATCAAAGGCGATCTTATTGGTTTTAAAATCCCTGCGCTGATGGAAGGAGCTCATATCAGCGGTTACCACTTTCATTTTTTATCTGATGATAAAACCGGTGGCGGCCATATCATTGATTTGCTTGCAGATGATATCACCATTGAAGTTGAAACGCTGACAAGTTATACCATTGACCTGCCGCAAACGCCGGAATTTAACAGCTTTGACTTTAAGAAAGACCGTAAGGAAGAGATCAAAAGCGTTGAGAATGGAAAAAAGCAATAA
- a CDS encoding DUF3179 domain-containing (seleno)protein yields MRWNSAKIFWIGIILLVVPGLVHAYLLMPFPGSQDLNAITLCYYLEKVIMPLRLIGLLFIVWYLFKFYAKNTFKQKAVKAAVFMLCIGSFYITDYMYKAETMFKETTKAVFENGLKNRVPLSYLVVGVVNNGVAKAYPLIYLGYHHKLQDNVGNKPVLVTYCTMCRTGRVYSPVINGVRQNFRLVGARHYNAIIEDENTKTWWYQATGNAAVGELKGKQLTELPYEQLTLAAWLQKHPETLILQPDRLYTTDYADLKNYDRVQAIDRDSTIKNKDSLMRKSWVIGVIINGKAKAYDWRHMYAKRLLNDELNKSSLLIGIEKDSLSYHAWNTSVSGKTLHFKLDDKGMLTDEETASVWDWDGLCLAGLQKGQRLAKIQAYQEYWHSWKHFHPGTVFWKGDESLEQTASIYPPF; encoded by the coding sequence ATGAGATGGAACAGTGCTAAAATATTTTGGATAGGTATCATTTTACTGGTGGTGCCCGGCCTTGTTCATGCTTACCTGCTCATGCCATTTCCCGGCAGCCAGGATCTGAATGCCATAACCCTGTGTTACTATCTCGAAAAGGTGATCATGCCACTGCGCCTGATAGGGCTGCTATTCATTGTTTGGTACTTATTTAAATTCTACGCTAAAAATACCTTTAAACAAAAGGCCGTTAAAGCCGCTGTTTTTATGCTTTGTATAGGCAGCTTTTACATAACCGATTATATGTACAAAGCCGAAACCATGTTTAAAGAAACCACAAAAGCTGTTTTTGAAAATGGATTGAAAAACAGGGTGCCGCTAAGCTACCTGGTAGTAGGTGTTGTAAATAACGGTGTAGCCAAGGCTTATCCGCTCATATACCTGGGCTATCATCATAAATTGCAGGACAATGTAGGCAATAAACCTGTTTTGGTTACCTATTGCACCATGTGCCGTACAGGCAGGGTTTACAGTCCGGTTATTAACGGTGTAAGGCAAAACTTCAGGCTGGTGGGGGCAAGGCACTATAATGCTATAATTGAAGATGAAAACACTAAAACCTGGTGGTACCAGGCTACCGGTAACGCGGCTGTCGGGGAGTTGAAAGGAAAACAATTAACCGAGCTGCCTTATGAACAATTAACCCTTGCCGCCTGGTTGCAGAAACATCCCGAAACGCTCATTTTACAACCAGACAGGCTATACACCACCGATTATGCCGACCTGAAAAACTACGACCGTGTGCAGGCTATCGACCGTGACAGCACTATAAAAAATAAAGATTCCCTGATGCGCAAAAGCTGGGTAATTGGTGTGATCATAAACGGAAAAGCCAAAGCTTACGACTGGCGCCACATGTACGCCAAGCGCCTGCTGAATGATGAGTTGAACAAAAGTTCACTGCTCATTGGCATTGAAAAAGACAGTCTCAGTTATCATGCCTGGAATACATCAGTAAGTGGTAAAACCCTTCATTTTAAACTGGATGATAAAGGCATGCTTACCGACGAGGAAACAGCTTCGGTTTGGGATTGGGACGGCTTATGCCTGGCTGGTTTGCAAAAAGGGCAGCGCCTGGCTAAAATTCAGGCCTACCAGGAGTACTGGCACTCATGGAAACATTTTCATCCCGGCACTGTGTTTTGGAAAGGCGATGAATCGCTGGAGCAAACGGCATCCATTTACCCGCCTTTTTAA
- a CDS encoding TonB-dependent receptor, protein MKRYLILFITFILIKTLAYSQTTIQGTITDAITHEAIAGASICNADAATGAKLGMTNAKGHFSINAQGITRLKFAMVGYSAHIIEVSAIKGQKLDVALEPSPVDLQPVVVTASRESQARQDAPIAISKINSTQIKDTKATALYQLLNKVAGVYMVNLGNEQHTMAIRQPITYNALYLYMEDGVPIRPTGIFNHNSLYEINMSGVKDIEVIKGPASSLYGSNSIGGAVNFITQGPPTGYAGNVSAQGDNYHYRRVDADGGFTQGKFGLYLGGYVAHQTDSWQDYSDFDKYSANFKTTYDFSAKTKLTTSAAYNYLNTQTPGSLDSAHFYDRSYGSNQRFTYRKVKSFRAGTRLDHQWDDKNSTFVTLFFRNNSTAQLPSYFISDVRDANGVYQSSNGQVNDQKFNSYGLLAQHRVDFDFLHSRLIGGVYIDNSPSSYYAQYLDITKDVANNYYTGFSNTGRYIDNYKIKLFNTAAYVQYEIKPTEALRIVGGLRYDRVHYNFDNEIPAGQTKYKQQETNNFNIVAPKLGITYNLGNNKGFYANYSVGFQPPETGDLYSSRQLTQLKQATFDNYEAGGWFSAFNKKLYFELSIFDLEGHNEIINQLLPDNTTQNQNAGATRHRGVEYSLTVAPVKELTFRFSGTNAKHTYVEYSEVTTNYTTGTNTVTNYDGKRMNNAPAWIANSELTYKPQYLPGFRIATEWQHINHYFTNPANTKTYSGYDIYNLRLGYDVKSSVLKGAGIWFNVLNLTNKLYATTVTSSQYGDTYNAAPPRTCTLGISYSFSKY, encoded by the coding sequence ATGAAACGATATCTAATCCTATTTATAACTTTTATACTTATTAAAACACTGGCTTATAGCCAAACTACCATACAAGGCACAATTACTGATGCCATTACACATGAGGCTATAGCGGGCGCATCAATCTGCAATGCCGATGCTGCTACAGGTGCAAAACTGGGCATGACCAATGCTAAAGGCCACTTCAGCATCAATGCACAGGGCATTACCCGGCTTAAATTTGCCATGGTGGGCTATAGTGCACATATCATTGAAGTATCTGCCATAAAAGGCCAAAAGCTTGATGTAGCGTTAGAGCCCTCACCTGTCGATTTGCAGCCCGTAGTGGTAACCGCCAGTCGTGAAAGCCAGGCCAGGCAGGACGCTCCTATCGCCATCAGCAAGATCAATTCCACCCAAATAAAAGATACCAAAGCTACGGCCCTTTATCAATTACTTAACAAAGTGGCAGGCGTTTACATGGTAAACCTGGGTAATGAGCAACATACCATGGCTATCCGCCAGCCTATTACCTATAACGCGCTTTATTTGTATATGGAAGATGGCGTGCCTATTCGCCCTACAGGGATCTTTAATCATAACTCACTATATGAAATTAACATGTCGGGCGTTAAGGATATCGAAGTGATCAAAGGACCGGCATCATCGCTTTACGGCAGCAATTCAATCGGCGGCGCGGTTAACTTCATTACGCAGGGGCCACCTACAGGCTATGCAGGCAATGTTTCTGCTCAGGGCGATAATTACCATTACCGCCGCGTTGATGCTGATGGTGGTTTCACCCAGGGCAAATTTGGTTTGTATTTAGGCGGATATGTAGCCCACCAAACCGATAGCTGGCAGGACTATTCTGATTTTGATAAATATTCGGCAAATTTCAAAACCACCTATGATTTCAGCGCCAAAACCAAGCTTACTACTTCGGCAGCTTACAACTACCTCAACACCCAAACGCCCGGCAGTTTGGACAGCGCCCATTTTTACGATCGCAGCTACGGCTCCAACCAGCGTTTCACCTATCGCAAGGTAAAATCCTTCCGCGCAGGCACCCGGTTGGACCATCAGTGGGATGATAAGAACAGTACATTTGTAACGCTCTTCTTCCGCAATAACTCAACTGCACAGCTGCCAAGCTATTTTATATCCGATGTTCGCGACGCCAACGGCGTTTACCAGAGCAGCAACGGACAGGTGAACGATCAAAAATTTAACAGCTACGGTTTATTGGCGCAGCACCGGGTTGATTTTGATTTCCTGCATTCGAGGCTGATTGGCGGTGTTTATATAGACAATAGTCCAAGCTCATACTACGCTCAATACCTCGATATCACCAAGGATGTAGCCAACAACTACTACACCGGCTTCAGCAATACCGGCAGGTATATTGATAATTACAAGATCAAGTTGTTTAATACAGCGGCTTATGTTCAGTACGAGATAAAACCTACGGAAGCATTAAGAATAGTTGGCGGTTTACGTTATGACAGGGTTCATTACAACTTTGATAATGAGATCCCCGCCGGGCAAACCAAATACAAACAACAGGAAACCAACAATTTCAACATTGTTGCACCCAAACTGGGCATCACCTATAATCTGGGAAACAACAAAGGTTTTTATGCCAACTACAGCGTAGGTTTTCAACCACCCGAAACCGGCGATTTATACAGCTCGCGTCAGCTTACCCAGCTTAAACAGGCCACTTTTGATAATTACGAAGCCGGCGGCTGGTTCTCGGCCTTTAACAAAAAACTCTACTTTGAATTAAGCATATTCGATCTGGAAGGCCACAACGAAATCATTAACCAATTACTGCCGGATAACACTACGCAAAACCAAAACGCTGGCGCAACACGTCATCGCGGCGTTGAATACTCGCTTACTGTGGCCCCGGTTAAAGAGCTTACCTTCCGGTTTAGTGGTACCAATGCCAAACATACTTATGTTGAATACAGCGAGGTAACCACCAATTACACCACCGGTACTAACACCGTAACCAACTATGACGGCAAACGCATGAACAACGCACCGGCCTGGATTGCCAACTCCGAGCTTACCTACAAGCCGCAATACCTTCCCGGCTTCAGGATAGCGACCGAATGGCAGCACATTAATCATTATTTCACCAACCCCGCCAATACCAAAACCTATTCTGGTTATGATATCTACAACCTGCGTTTAGGTTATGATGTAAAAAGCAGTGTATTGAAAGGCGCAGGCATCTGGTTCAATGTGCTTAACTTAACCAACAAGCTTTATGCAACTACGGTAACCAGCAGTCAGTACGGCGACACTTATAACGCCGCGCCGCCGCGCACCTGTACGCTGGGTATCAGTTATTCATTTTCAAAATATTGA
- a CDS encoding putative Ig domain-containing protein, producing MKKIFTALLLLGGTYLGASAQDVQLNKGWKFAVGDSAQWSSPTFNDQNWQNIDVARSWEPQGHPNYDGFGWYRIHVVIPSSLKEKAYLKDSLRLSLASVDDNDEIYLNGKLIAKYGGHSGTIKDGNYGPRTYSIPASDPAILWDKENVLAIRIYDTGGDGGIYGDNFSIAMADVMDHVTVNTDGDYSFQENNSLAKSIKLITTNKYQYQGTLAFKVTDPETGAVIYEKTNPANFTAGKPFTYSFVIARLAKKSYTIAYTFSDQKSGKEIVKTETTPYILTPYPSAKPKINGTDVYGARPGNPFLYLIPATGKKPLTYKAAGLPAGLTLDAKTGIITGVVSQKGDYPVTLTVTNSLGNKTKTLTISIGDKIGLTPALGWNSWNAWGLSVNDEKVKISAKEMSEKLSAYGWNYINIDDGWEAESRAADGAIVANSKFPDMKGLTDYVHSLGLHTGIYSSPGPRTCGGFLGSWQHEDQDAKTYADWGFDYLKYDWCSYSEVTPPHPDLPALKKPYEVMRASLNKVNRDIMFSFCQYGWGDVWKWGAETGGNSWRTTGDIQDTWRSMSDIGFSQDPASPYAGPGHFNDPDMLVVGKVGWGPSLHNSRLTYDEQYTHISLWSLLSAPLLIGCDMGHLDRFTLSLLTNDEVLAIDQDALGKGARQASKTDEQQIWVKELTKGEKAIGFFNTSDKYQTVNLDATDKLLKGFTKARDVWEQKYLIAVNHKYTFKIPPHGVKLIRVM from the coding sequence ATGAAGAAAATTTTTACCGCATTGCTATTGTTGGGTGGTACATACCTGGGCGCTTCCGCACAGGACGTTCAGCTTAACAAAGGCTGGAAATTTGCCGTGGGCGATTCTGCCCAGTGGTCGTCCCCAACTTTTAACGATCAAAACTGGCAAAACATTGATGTTGCCCGCTCCTGGGAACCGCAGGGGCATCCAAATTACGATGGCTTCGGCTGGTACCGCATCCACGTGGTGATCCCTTCATCGCTTAAGGAAAAAGCCTATTTAAAGGATAGTCTCCGGTTAAGCCTGGCCAGTGTTGATGATAACGATGAAATATACCTGAACGGAAAGCTGATTGCTAAATATGGCGGCCACAGCGGAACTATTAAGGATGGCAACTACGGACCGCGTACTTATAGTATCCCGGCTTCTGACCCGGCTATTTTGTGGGATAAGGAAAATGTACTGGCCATCCGCATTTACGATACCGGTGGCGACGGCGGTATTTACGGTGATAATTTTAGCATTGCCATGGCCGATGTAATGGATCATGTTACGGTAAATACCGATGGCGATTACAGTTTCCAGGAAAATAACAGCCTGGCCAAATCAATTAAACTGATCACTACCAATAAATACCAGTATCAGGGTACTTTGGCCTTTAAGGTTACCGACCCCGAAACAGGCGCGGTCATCTACGAAAAAACAAATCCCGCAAACTTCACTGCCGGCAAGCCTTTCACTTATTCGTTCGTGATAGCCCGGTTAGCTAAAAAATCTTACACTATCGCTTACACTTTCAGCGATCAGAAATCGGGGAAGGAGATTGTTAAAACAGAAACTACACCTTATATTCTTACGCCTTATCCATCGGCCAAGCCAAAGATTAATGGAACTGACGTTTACGGTGCAAGGCCGGGCAATCCTTTCCTTTATTTGATTCCGGCAACCGGTAAAAAGCCGCTTACCTATAAAGCTGCAGGATTACCTGCCGGGTTAACGCTTGATGCTAAAACAGGGATCATTACAGGCGTGGTAAGCCAAAAGGGAGATTATCCTGTAACGCTTACGGTTACCAATAGCTTAGGCAATAAAACTAAAACGCTTACCATTAGCATTGGTGATAAAATCGGCCTCACACCAGCCCTCGGCTGGAACAGCTGGAACGCCTGGGGATTGAGCGTGAACGATGAAAAAGTAAAGATCTCGGCTAAAGAAATGTCGGAGAAATTGAGTGCTTATGGCTGGAACTATATCAATATCGACGATGGCTGGGAAGCTGAAAGCCGTGCTGCCGATGGCGCCATTGTTGCTAACAGCAAGTTTCCGGATATGAAAGGCTTAACTGATTATGTGCATAGCCTCGGCTTGCATACCGGGATTTATTCATCGCCCGGCCCGCGTACCTGTGGCGGCTTTTTGGGCAGCTGGCAGCATGAAGACCAGGACGCCAAAACTTATGCCGACTGGGGTTTCGATTATTTAAAATACGACTGGTGCTCTTACTCGGAAGTTACCCCACCGCATCCCGACCTGCCTGCGCTTAAGAAACCATATGAAGTAATGCGCGCATCTTTAAATAAAGTGAACCGTGATATTATGTTTAGTTTTTGCCAGTACGGCTGGGGCGATGTTTGGAAATGGGGTGCCGAAACAGGCGGTAACAGCTGGCGTACCACCGGCGATATCCAGGATACCTGGAGAAGCATGAGCGATATTGGCTTTAGTCAGGACCCTGCTTCGCCTTATGCCGGTCCGGGCCATTTTAATGATCCGGATATGTTGGTTGTGGGTAAAGTGGGCTGGGGGCCAAGTCTGCACAATAGCCGTTTAACCTATGACGAGCAATATACACACATCAGTTTATGGAGCCTGCTGTCTGCGCCATTATTAATTGGTTGCGATATGGGGCACCTGGACAGGTTTACACTTAGTCTGCTAACCAATGATGAAGTATTGGCTATTGACCAGGATGCCTTAGGCAAAGGTGCAAGACAAGCTTCTAAAACAGATGAACAGCAAATTTGGGTAAAAGAGCTTACCAAAGGCGAAAAAGCAATAGGTTTCTTTAACACATCTGATAAATACCAAACCGTTAACCTGGATGCTACTGACAAGCTGTTAAAAGGCTTTACCAAAGCCCGTGATGTTTGGGAGCAAAAATACCTGATAGCGGTTAATCACAAATATACTTTCAAAATACCACCGCATGGCGTAAAGCTTATCCGGGTGATGTAG
- a CDS encoding DsbA family oxidoreductase — MMKVEIWSDVMCPFCYIGKRRFEEALAGFEGKEQIEIEWKSFQLNPDLKTNPNISINQYLADIKGWTLDHAEQMNDHVTQMAAQAGLTYNFSKSVVANSFNAHRLAHLAKKHGLGDAAEEALFRAYFTEGRNIDDTETLIEMGTAIGLNAEEIKQTLESNTYADDVKHDIAEAQYLGVRGVPFFVMNRKYAVSGAQDVAVFKDTIAKAFTGWQEENPKPAFDTIEGESCSPDGDCK, encoded by the coding sequence ATGATGAAAGTAGAAATATGGTCGGATGTAATGTGCCCGTTTTGTTATATAGGCAAACGCAGGTTCGAGGAAGCACTGGCCGGCTTTGAAGGCAAAGAACAAATTGAGATAGAATGGAAAAGCTTTCAGCTAAACCCCGATCTTAAAACCAACCCCAATATCAGCATTAACCAGTACCTGGCCGATATAAAAGGATGGACGCTTGACCATGCCGAACAGATGAACGATCATGTTACCCAAATGGCAGCACAGGCCGGCCTTACTTATAATTTCAGCAAATCTGTTGTGGCTAATAGTTTTAATGCGCACAGGTTAGCTCATCTGGCAAAAAAACATGGTTTGGGAGATGCCGCCGAAGAAGCTTTGTTCAGGGCATATTTTACCGAAGGCCGCAATATTGATGATACCGAAACCCTTATTGAAATGGGTACGGCGATTGGCCTGAACGCTGAAGAAATTAAACAAACGCTTGAAAGCAACACCTACGCCGACGATGTAAAACACGACATTGCCGAAGCTCAGTATTTAGGTGTACGCGGCGTTCCGTTTTTTGTAATGAACCGCAAATATGCCGTATCAGGAGCACAGGACGTGGCTGTATTTAAAGATACCATTGCAAAAGCGTTTACCGGCTGGCAGGAAGAAAACCCCAAACCTGCATTTGATACAATTGAAGGTGAATCATGCAGCCCCGATGGCGATTGTAAATAA
- the nhaA gene encoding Na+/H+ antiporter NhaA → MKQSYPIDKITQPVSKFINQEHTGGIVLFISVIVAIIWVNSPFQHSYHQLWELKLSLGFDKYVLNHPLHLWINDGLMALFFFVIGLELKREFMAGELSSVKKASLPMFAALGGMLVPAFIFFLFNTGKPSAHGWGIPMATDIAFALALLSMAGKHIPSSVKVFLSALAVADDLGAVLVIALFYSSHIALVPLTIGVWLLVMLLIGNKMGIRSTAFYLIIGFAVWIAFLLSGVHATIAGVLVAFTIPARTRISEISYTQSVKQYLTDFENEQPNNSTLITPEQHHIIDKIKKLSLDAETPLQKIEHILHPWVAFIIMPLFALANAGIVVGHDFFSSLANPVSMGVAVGLLAGKFTGVLLFTWLMVKFGAQLPAGSSWKQMTGVALLAGVGFTMSLFISALAFDHAEMIDQAKYGILLASLLAGISGVVVLKNPTQTLPKGEGL, encoded by the coding sequence ATGAAACAAAGCTACCCTATTGATAAAATCACGCAGCCGGTAAGCAAATTCATAAACCAGGAACATACCGGCGGCATAGTGCTTTTTATCAGCGTGATTGTTGCTATCATATGGGTAAACTCGCCTTTTCAGCACAGCTACCACCAGCTTTGGGAACTCAAACTATCGCTCGGTTTTGATAAATATGTTTTAAACCATCCCCTGCACCTCTGGATCAATGACGGCCTTATGGCTTTATTTTTCTTTGTGATAGGCCTCGAGTTAAAACGCGAGTTTATGGCCGGCGAATTATCATCCGTAAAAAAAGCCTCATTGCCTATGTTTGCTGCATTGGGCGGAATGCTGGTGCCTGCTTTCATCTTTTTCCTTTTTAATACAGGTAAGCCGTCAGCTCATGGCTGGGGGATCCCGATGGCTACAGATATAGCCTTTGCGCTGGCTTTACTATCTATGGCGGGCAAACATATTCCATCTTCTGTAAAAGTTTTCCTGTCGGCATTGGCTGTAGCTGATGACCTTGGCGCGGTATTGGTAATTGCCCTGTTTTATAGCAGCCATATAGCGCTTGTGCCGCTTACTATTGGAGTTTGGCTGCTGGTGATGCTGCTTATCGGCAATAAAATGGGGATCAGGAGCACAGCTTTTTATTTGATCATAGGCTTCGCTGTTTGGATAGCTTTTTTACTTTCGGGAGTCCATGCAACTATTGCGGGTGTATTGGTGGCTTTTACCATTCCTGCCCGTACCCGCATCAGCGAAATCAGTTACACCCAATCTGTAAAGCAATACCTTACCGATTTTGAAAACGAGCAACCCAACAACAGCACGCTTATAACGCCCGAACAGCACCACATTATTGATAAAATAAAAAAGCTGAGCCTTGATGCAGAAACACCGCTGCAGAAAATTGAACACATCCTGCACCCCTGGGTAGCCTTCATCATCATGCCGCTTTTTGCTTTAGCCAATGCCGGGATTGTTGTCGGTCATGACTTTTTCTCATCGTTGGCTAACCCTGTTAGTATGGGTGTAGCTGTAGGCTTGCTTGCCGGGAAATTTACAGGGGTATTGCTGTTCACCTGGCTTATGGTAAAATTTGGTGCACAGTTACCGGCTGGTTCATCATGGAAACAAATGACCGGCGTAGCCTTACTTGCAGGCGTAGGCTTCACCATGTCCCTTTTTATATCGGCGTTAGCCTTTGATCATGCCGAAATGATTGACCAGGCAAAGTATGGGATTTTATTGGCTTCGTTGTTGGCGGGGATATCAGGAGTGGTTGTTTTAAAGAACCCCACCCAAACCCTCCCCAAAGGGGAGGGCTTATAA
- a CDS encoding MFS transporter, protein MINLPDSKDTINKLTLRIAVGAMFFMAGLSFSSWASRIATVQQNLGLSDAGLGAVLFALPVGLMCSLPFSGWIITKIGSKKLVITALLVYAAALVSLGLAQNTFQLIICLLCFGFASNSVNIAVNTQAVATEQLYQRPIMAFFHGLWSLAGFTGAGVGTFMIANGVIPFHHFSLMLIVIAIGVAVAARYLKDDKVTDTGPVFVMPDKSLIKLGIIAFCSMICEGAMFDWSVIYFKKVVLAPEAMVGIGFTTFMFTMAGGRFIADWFAHKFGLKRTLQVSGSLTATGLLIAVAFPYVYTAMAGFLLVGAGVSSVVPMVYSVAGKSKTMSPGVALAAVSTIGFMGFLIGPPVIGFIAGIATLRASFILIACMGISVVVVSTKAKIDSDDTKEELPADAATVDFSPPVPNPQQQD, encoded by the coding sequence ATGATCAACTTACCCGATTCAAAAGATACCATTAACAAACTAACGCTCCGCATTGCCGTGGGTGCTATGTTTTTTATGGCGGGGTTAAGTTTCTCCAGCTGGGCATCGCGTATTGCTACTGTTCAGCAAAATTTAGGTTTATCAGATGCCGGTTTAGGGGCAGTATTATTCGCCCTGCCTGTCGGCCTTATGTGTTCCCTGCCTTTTTCGGGCTGGATCATCACCAAAATAGGCAGTAAAAAACTCGTTATCACCGCGCTATTGGTTTATGCTGCCGCATTGGTTAGTTTAGGCCTCGCTCAAAACACTTTTCAGCTTATCATATGCCTGCTTTGTTTCGGCTTTGCAAGTAATTCTGTAAACATTGCAGTAAACACGCAGGCAGTGGCTACCGAGCAGCTTTATCAAAGGCCTATTATGGCATTTTTTCATGGTTTGTGGAGCCTGGCCGGTTTTACCGGGGCAGGGGTAGGCACGTTCATGATAGCCAACGGCGTTATCCCTTTTCATCATTTTTCGTTAATGCTGATTGTGATAGCAATTGGCGTGGCCGTAGCTGCCCGTTACCTGAAAGACGATAAAGTTACCGATACAGGACCTGTATTTGTCATGCCCGATAAATCGCTGATCAAATTAGGCATCATTGCTTTTTGTTCGATGATTTGTGAAGGTGCCATGTTCGACTGGAGCGTGATCTACTTTAAAAAAGTGGTACTTGCCCCCGAAGCGATGGTTGGCATAGGTTTTACTACTTTCATGTTCACCATGGCAGGCGGCAGGTTTATTGCCGATTGGTTTGCACACAAATTTGGTTTAAAACGCACGTTGCAGGTTAGTGGATCACTGACCGCTACAGGACTGTTAATAGCGGTAGCTTTCCCTTATGTTTATACAGCCATGGCAGGCTTTTTACTGGTAGGCGCCGGTGTATCATCTGTAGTGCCAATGGTTTACAGTGTGGCCGGCAAATCAAAAACCATGTCGCCGGGAGTTGCACTGGCAGCAGTATCAACCATTGGTTTTATGGGCTTTTTGATAGGCCCGCCGGTTATCGGTTTTATAGCAGGTATTGCTACACTCAGGGCTTCGTTTATATTGATAGCCTGCATGGGTATCTCGGTAGTAGTGGTATCAACCAAAGCTAAAATTGATTCGGACGATACCAAAGAAGAATTACCGGCCGACGCAGCAACCGTTGATTTTAGCCCTCCTGTTCCAAATCCGCAGCAGCAGGATTAA
- a CDS encoding heavy metal-binding domain-containing protein, which produces MKKSFIILALASLVLGACNSAVKSTGKTDSTSTIKKKGKYTCTMHPDLTFDKPGTCPKCGMALVERDTTEDKK; this is translated from the coding sequence ATGAAAAAAAGCTTTATCATTTTAGCCTTGGCAAGCCTTGTCCTTGGCGCCTGCAACAGTGCGGTTAAAAGCACCGGCAAAACCGACAGCACCTCAACCATAAAGAAAAAAGGCAAATACACCTGTACCATGCACCCCGACCTTACCTTCGATAAACCCGGCACCTGTCCTAAATGCGGCATGGCCCTGGTTGAAAGGGATACTACTGAGGATAAGAAATAG